Proteins found in one Cyanobacteria bacterium QS_8_64_29 genomic segment:
- a CDS encoding YebC/PmpR family DNA-binding transcriptional regulator produces the protein MAGHSKWANIKHQKARADAKKGKTFTQLSRAIINAARNGSPDPEANFQLRSAINKAKAAGLPNDNIERALAKGAGTLGSDAEQLESLRYEGYGPGGIALLIEALTDNRNRTAADLRTCFSKYGGNLGETGCVSWMFRQKGVVRLEGELSEEALLEASVEGDAETFEWNGEGEEPGAEVYTEASQLESLNQTLQAQGLPVKEAELRWIPDTYVAVSDPDQARSLLKLLEAIEELDDVQNVTANLTIANELVAASVAS, from the coding sequence ATGGCAGGGCACAGCAAGTGGGCCAATATCAAGCACCAGAAAGCTCGGGCCGATGCCAAAAAGGGCAAGACCTTCACCCAGCTCTCGCGCGCCATCATCAATGCCGCCCGCAACGGCTCCCCCGATCCCGAGGCCAACTTCCAGCTCCGCTCGGCGATCAACAAAGCCAAAGCCGCCGGGCTGCCCAACGACAACATCGAGCGCGCCCTGGCCAAGGGCGCCGGCACCCTGGGCAGCGATGCCGAGCAGCTGGAGAGCCTGCGCTACGAAGGCTATGGCCCCGGCGGCATTGCCCTGCTGATTGAAGCCCTGACCGACAATCGCAACCGTACGGCCGCCGATCTGCGCACCTGCTTTAGCAAGTACGGCGGCAACCTGGGCGAAACCGGTTGCGTCAGCTGGATGTTTCGGCAGAAGGGCGTGGTGCGCCTCGAAGGCGAGCTGAGCGAAGAGGCGCTGCTGGAAGCCTCGGTGGAAGGGGACGCCGAGACCTTCGAATGGAACGGCGAAGGAGAAGAGCCGGGAGCCGAGGTCTATACTGAAGCGAGCCAACTTGAGTCCCTCAACCAAACCCTGCAGGCGCAGGGCCTTCCCGTCAAAGAAGCCGAGCTGCGCTGGATCCCCGATACCTACGTTGCGGTCAGCGATCCGGACCAAGCGCGATCGCTGCTTAAGTTGCTAGAGGCCATCGAGGAGCTCGATGACGTCCAAAACGTGACGGCCAACCTCACCATAGCCAACGAGCTAGTCGCGGCGAGCGTGGCTTCTTAA
- a CDS encoding glucokinase produces the protein MTLLVAGDIGGTKTILRLIDAAADGLSFQTLDEASYPSQQYSGLVPIVREFGARTPDRVPERACLAVPGPVVDQTSQPSNLDWFLDAQALASALGMAQVRLINDFAAVCHGIRALEAADCETLQPGCERAHAPIGVIGAGTGLGEGFLTPQGSSYQAFGTEGGHVDFAPRSDWEVALMHDLQRRLGIARVSAERVVSGPGIVAIYQFLRDRGEAAESPQVADAVRQWERYRAGALSEPPPDPAAAIGQAGQDALSAQAMARFFEAYGAEAGNWALKLLPFGGLYIAGGIAAKNRSLLRQSRFLAAFKDKGRLSPVLEQVPVRVITNQQVGLLGSVLYGTAG, from the coding sequence ATGACCCTACTCGTGGCCGGCGATATTGGCGGCACTAAAACCATCCTGCGCCTGATCGACGCCGCAGCAGACGGCCTGTCGTTTCAAACCCTAGACGAGGCCAGCTATCCCAGCCAGCAGTACAGCGGCCTAGTCCCCATCGTGCGCGAGTTTGGGGCGCGCACCCCCGATCGCGTCCCCGAACGCGCCTGCTTGGCCGTCCCGGGGCCGGTGGTGGACCAAACCAGCCAGCCTTCCAACCTGGATTGGTTTCTGGATGCGCAGGCGCTGGCATCGGCCTTGGGCATGGCGCAGGTGCGGCTGATCAACGACTTTGCCGCCGTTTGCCACGGCATCCGTGCCCTGGAAGCTGCCGATTGCGAAACGCTGCAGCCCGGCTGCGAGCGGGCCCATGCGCCCATTGGGGTTATTGGGGCCGGAACCGGGTTGGGGGAGGGATTTTTGACCCCCCAGGGCAGCAGCTACCAGGCCTTTGGCACCGAGGGCGGCCATGTCGACTTTGCGCCCCGCTCGGATTGGGAGGTGGCCCTGATGCACGACCTGCAGCGGCGGCTGGGGATCGCGCGGGTCTCGGCCGAGCGCGTGGTTTCAGGGCCGGGGATTGTAGCCATTTACCAGTTCCTGCGCGATCGCGGCGAAGCTGCCGAGTCGCCGCAGGTCGCGGATGCCGTGCGGCAGTGGGAGCGCTATCGGGCAGGCGCACTGTCGGAGCCCCCGCCCGATCCGGCCGCTGCCATCGGCCAGGCGGGGCAGGATGCGCTCTCGGCCCAGGCCATGGCGCGCTTTTTTGAGGCCTACGGCGCCGAGGCCGGGAACTGGGCGCTCAAGCTCCTGCCCTTTGGGGGGCTCTACATTGCCGGCGGCATCGCAGCCAAAAACCGCTCGCTACTGCGCCAGAGCCGCTTTCTGGCAGCCTTCAAGGATAAGGGCCGCCTCAGCCCCGTCCTCGAGCAGGTCCCCGTTCGCGTCATTACCAACCAGCAGGTGGGCCTGCTGGGATCGGTGCTTTATGGCACGGCCGGCTAA
- a CDS encoding histidine phosphatase family protein codes for MPQTVWLARHGNRYDFVHPAWFETAERPYDPPLSADGVTQAQELGQHLQGEQIARVFASPFLRTVQTAHYVARALGVTVALEAGLSEWLNPDWMAHAPQTLPPQVLAASYPEIDLSYTARVVPSYPESSEAAWARTARTVQCLVRDFPQDFALIGHGASVMGVAAGLLGGRPSINASLCALIQLVREGQDWRLALAGDTSHLSQPETVVRFN; via the coding sequence ATGCCCCAAACGGTTTGGCTCGCCCGCCACGGCAACCGCTACGACTTCGTCCACCCGGCGTGGTTCGAGACCGCCGAGCGCCCCTACGATCCGCCCCTATCGGCCGATGGGGTCACACAAGCGCAAGAACTCGGGCAGCACCTCCAGGGCGAGCAGATTGCGCGGGTATTTGCCTCGCCGTTTTTGCGAACGGTGCAGACGGCCCATTATGTTGCCCGCGCGCTCGGGGTGACCGTTGCGCTCGAGGCGGGCCTGAGCGAGTGGCTCAACCCGGACTGGATGGCGCACGCGCCCCAAACCTTGCCGCCCCAGGTGCTGGCAGCTTCTTACCCCGAAATCGATTTGAGCTATACTGCCCGCGTCGTGCCGTCCTATCCTGAGAGCAGCGAGGCCGCTTGGGCGCGGACCGCCCGGACCGTCCAGTGCCTGGTGCGCGACTTCCCGCAAGACTTTGCCCTCATCGGCCACGGGGCTTCGGTAATGGGGGTTGCAGCCGGCCTGCTTGGGGGACGCCCATCCATCAACGCCTCGCTGTGCGCGCTCATCCAGTTGGTGCGCGAAGGGCAGGACTGGCGGCTGGCCCTAGCGGGCGATACCTCGCACCTAAGCCAGCCCGAGACGGTCGTCCGCTTCAACTGA
- a CDS encoding DoxX family protein — protein MFNVTTVLPALVQPNAASGYGPQAARLLLRVTVGAFMVHNGLDKLADIENFATAYVAYIGLPFPITLSYIAAYTELIGAPLVALGLLTRPAALGLVATMGVAIYHHLLVGGLNATLLEPATIYAACFAFFAINGAGQFSLDALLKRWLQPQRS, from the coding sequence ATGTTTAACGTCACTACAGTCCTACCGGCCCTAGTGCAACCCAACGCCGCGTCCGGCTACGGACCGCAAGCAGCACGGCTGCTTCTGCGCGTCACAGTAGGCGCGTTCATGGTTCACAACGGCCTCGATAAGTTGGCCGACATTGAGAACTTCGCTACCGCCTACGTGGCCTACATTGGGCTACCGTTTCCTATAACGCTGAGCTACATTGCCGCCTATACCGAGCTCATTGGCGCGCCGCTAGTGGCCCTGGGGCTACTAACGCGGCCGGCAGCTTTGGGGCTCGTGGCGACCATGGGCGTTGCCATCTACCACCACCTTTTGGTCGGCGGTTTGAATGCCACCCTGCTAGAGCCGGCAACGATCTATGCCGCTTGCTTTGCGTTCTTTGCCATTAACGGCGCGGGCCAGTTCTCGCTGGATGCGCTGCTGAAGCGGTGGCTGCAGCCCCAGCGCTCCTAG